In Vicingus serpentipes, the following are encoded in one genomic region:
- a CDS encoding lamin tail domain-containing protein has product MKPLYLFIYLFFFIFNSCISQTLEKYEPQLIIKTIIPKGSICENEFGNQADWIEVYNDGDIAVDLGQCKWFITDNPKRPKKYRLPNQIIGPKKSIIIWCDDENRVRNQIHTNFKLSSYGETIVLSYKSDDELLIIDTVSYMPLDIDSQMAIFRTDKGLVYRQLSADREK; this is encoded by the coding sequence ATGAAACCATTATACCTGTTTATATACCTGTTTTTTTTCATTTTTAATAGTTGTATCTCTCAAACATTAGAAAAATATGAACCTCAACTTATAATTAAAACGATTATTCCTAAAGGTTCGATTTGCGAAAATGAGTTTGGAAATCAGGCTGATTGGATAGAAGTATATAATGATGGAGATATTGCTGTTGATTTGGGTCAATGTAAATGGTTTATAACTGATAATCCAAAACGGCCAAAGAAATATAGATTGCCGAACCAAATAATTGGACCAAAAAAATCAATTATAATATGGTGTGATGATGAAAATAGAGTAAGAAATCAAATTCATACTAACTTTAAGCTTTCATCCTATGGTGAAACAATAGTTTTAAGCTATAAAAGTGATGATGAATTATTAATAATAGATACTGTTAGTTATATGCCGTTAGATATAGATAGTCAAATGGCCATATTTAGAACAGATAAAGGTTTAGTTTATAGACAATTAAGTGCTGATAGGGAAAAGTAA